In bacterium, a genomic segment contains:
- a CDS encoding site-specific tyrosine recombinase XerD, with amino-acid sequence MRRHLNGYLAVLSVERGLSDNTITAYRRDLEHYLDFLGDRSAAPELVDDFLACLHQDGMRSTTIARRLAAVRGFHRFLVAEDQAQEDPTRFTETPRTRMGFPKALDVHEAIRLVEAPPSDTALGRRDRALLETLYGTAVRVSELVDLDLTDMDIDTLSAMVTGKGGKQRLVLLGKPAGRAIGAYLPDRLEMCRSRRDHDALFVNARGGRLSRQGVFGIVRAHAEAVGIPRTRISPHVLRHSAATHMVERGADLRTVQEMLGHASLSTTQVYTRMSLQHLHEVYVEAHPRALR; translated from the coding sequence ATGCGGCGCCATCTGAACGGCTACCTGGCCGTCCTGTCGGTGGAGCGGGGTCTCAGCGACAACACCATCACCGCCTACCGGCGCGACCTGGAGCATTACCTTGACTTCCTGGGTGACCGATCCGCCGCGCCGGAACTGGTGGACGATTTCCTGGCCTGCCTCCATCAGGATGGCATGCGTTCCACCACCATCGCGCGGAGGCTGGCCGCGGTGCGAGGCTTTCACCGGTTCCTGGTGGCTGAGGACCAGGCCCAGGAAGACCCCACCCGGTTCACCGAGACACCGAGGACCCGGATGGGCTTCCCCAAGGCCCTCGATGTCCACGAGGCTATCCGGCTGGTGGAGGCACCGCCGTCGGACACGGCGCTCGGAAGGCGCGACCGGGCACTACTGGAAACCCTCTACGGCACCGCGGTCCGGGTCAGCGAGCTGGTCGACCTCGATCTGACCGATATGGACATCGACACGCTGAGCGCCATGGTCACCGGCAAGGGTGGCAAGCAACGACTCGTACTCCTGGGCAAGCCGGCCGGCCGGGCCATAGGCGCCTACCTGCCCGACCGGCTTGAGATGTGCCGGAGCCGGAGGGATCACGACGCGTTGTTCGTGAACGCCCGCGGCGGGCGGCTGAGCCGCCAGGGTGTCTTCGGGATCGTTCGCGCCCATGCGGAGGCGGTGGGCATACCCCGGACCCGCATCTCGCCCCACGTGCTCCGCCACTCGGCCGCGACCCACATGGTGGAGAGGGGCGCCGACCTCCGCACCGTGCAGGAGATGCTCGGGCACGCCAGCCTCTCCACCACCCAGGTCTACACCCGGATGTCACTCCAGCACCTACACGAGGTGTACGTGGAGGCCCATCCGAGGGCCCTTCGGTAG
- a CDS encoding HD domain-containing protein, with amino-acid sequence MRPLHLAGRLLDVILARPLRPREQTEVATLLTTDAERSMYWDQPRADQRHGLAAARLVRSARPGRTDLVRAALLHDVGKRHSRLGPMGRSVATVLGRLGIGGSARFVDYLDHGRIAALELDRAGADPLVVAFALHHHRDRPQEISREDWQLLQAADRAVPGGS; translated from the coding sequence ATGCGCCCCCTCCACCTGGCGGGCCGCCTGCTCGACGTCATTCTCGCCCGGCCGCTGAGACCGCGGGAGCAGACCGAGGTGGCGACGTTGTTGACGACCGATGCGGAACGGTCGATGTATTGGGACCAGCCACGGGCCGATCAGCGCCACGGGTTGGCCGCGGCTCGGCTGGTCCGGTCAGCCCGGCCCGGCCGGACCGACCTGGTTCGGGCGGCGCTGCTGCACGACGTGGGAAAGCGCCACTCCCGGCTGGGACCGATGGGACGGTCCGTGGCGACCGTCCTGGGCCGGCTCGGCATCGGGGGCTCGGCCAGATTCGTCGACTACCTGGACCATGGCCGGATCGCCGCACTGGAGCTGGATCGGGCGGGCGCCGATCCGCTGGTGGTCGCGTTCGCGCTCCATCACCACCGCGACCGCCCCCAGGAGATCTCTCGCGAGGACTGGCAACTGCTCCAGGCGGCCGATCGCGCCGTGCCGGGAGGGAGTTGA